One Oceanicoccus sagamiensis genomic region harbors:
- a CDS encoding heme ABC transporter permease, with amino-acid sequence MWTFFHKMGSPRWFYQISGQWLPWIAILSFGLLLVGTVWGLAYAPADFRQGNSYRIIYVHVPSSAIALAGYMLMAFAAAISLIWKMKLAEVVMKCAAPIGAGMAFISLISGALWGKPTWGTYWVWDARLTSMLILFFLYLGVIALYEAFEDNVSASKACAVLSLVGTVNIPIIYWSVEWWNSLHQPATLKLTEESTMHSDMLQPLLIMIAGFYCFYTLLLLMHSRSEILVRERNTKWVKELVAKRLA; translated from the coding sequence ATGTGGACTTTTTTCCATAAAATGGGCTCACCGCGCTGGTTTTACCAAATCAGCGGTCAATGGCTGCCATGGATTGCCATCTTATCGTTTGGCTTATTACTGGTCGGCACGGTTTGGGGCTTGGCCTATGCACCCGCCGACTTCAGGCAGGGCAATAGTTACCGCATTATCTATGTGCATGTGCCGTCATCCGCGATAGCGCTGGCCGGTTATATGTTAATGGCCTTTGCTGCGGCAATCAGCCTGATCTGGAAAATGAAGCTGGCTGAAGTGGTGATGAAATGCGCAGCACCCATTGGCGCCGGTATGGCCTTTATTTCGCTGATTAGCGGCGCCCTTTGGGGTAAACCTACCTGGGGAACCTACTGGGTATGGGATGCGCGGCTGACGTCAATGCTTATTCTGTTCTTTTTATACTTAGGTGTTATCGCCCTCTACGAAGCCTTTGAAGATAATGTTTCCGCCAGCAAAGCCTGTGCGGTATTAAGTTTGGTTGGGACGGTGAACATTCCTATAATCTACTGGTCAGTAGAGTGGTGGAATAGCCTGCACCAGCCCGCTACGTTAAAGCTGACAGAAGAGTCCACCATGCACTCGGATATGTTGCAGCCCTTATTAATTATGATTGCGGGTTTCTATTGTTTTTATACCTTGCTGCTGCTGATGCATAGTCGCAGTGAAATTCTGGTACGAGAGCGTAATACCAAGTGGGTAAAAGAACTGGTTGCCAAGAGGTTAGCTTAA
- the ccmE gene encoding cytochrome c maturation protein CcmE, whose protein sequence is MHPVRKQRLIIVLFIVFGTAIAVALASFALRENINLFYPPADIAAGKAPVGKAIRAGGMVLEGSIKRDSQSLRVDFIVTDYEAQVPVVYTGILPDLFDEGQGVVAMGMLDNNGVFQATEVLAKHDENYMPPEVQSALDSAAESSDKTGNKPAY, encoded by the coding sequence ATGCACCCAGTTAGAAAACAGCGTTTGATTATTGTGTTGTTTATTGTTTTTGGCACAGCTATCGCTGTGGCTCTGGCCAGTTTTGCGCTACGTGAAAATATTAATCTGTTTTATCCCCCGGCAGATATTGCCGCGGGTAAAGCCCCAGTAGGTAAAGCTATTCGAGCCGGTGGTATGGTGCTAGAAGGTAGTATTAAGCGCGACAGCCAAAGCTTGCGGGTCGATTTTATTGTGACTGATTACGAAGCACAGGTACCCGTTGTGTATACCGGTATCCTGCCAGACCTGTTTGATGAAGGGCAGGGCGTGGTTGCCATGGGGATGCTGGATAACAACGGTGTCTTTCAGGCCACTGAAGTACTGGCCAAACACGATGAAAATTATATGCCCCCGGAAGTGCAATCCGCATTAGACTCGGCGGCAGAATCCAGTGATAAGACCGGTAACAAACCGGCCTATTAA
- the ccmB gene encoding heme exporter protein CcmB, producing MDYQAPSLAATFLATLKRDLLLAFRRRSDFMNPLVFFLMVCSLFPLGIGPDPKQLAVLAPGILWVVALLACLLSSDTLFRSDYDDGSLELMLISPVSLYIQVTAKTVAHWLLTGFPLTLLSPVLGLLLQLPFTGMAALMMAMAMGTASLSFIGAIGAGLTVGLRKGGLLLSLIILPLYIPVLIFGVSSVKAAVDGFDYMGQLAILGAFLALAVTLAPLAIAASVRISADN from the coding sequence ATGGATTATCAAGCCCCCTCATTGGCAGCTACCTTTCTCGCCACCCTAAAGCGGGATTTACTGCTGGCCTTCCGTCGCCGCAGTGATTTTATGAATCCATTGGTGTTCTTTTTAATGGTGTGTTCGCTATTTCCTTTGGGTATAGGACCGGACCCGAAGCAGTTGGCGGTATTGGCACCGGGGATTTTATGGGTGGTCGCCCTGTTAGCTTGCTTGCTATCCAGCGATACCTTATTTCGCAGTGACTATGATGATGGCAGTTTGGAGTTAATGCTGATTAGTCCGGTGTCTTTATATATACAAGTGACGGCCAAAACAGTGGCGCATTGGTTGTTAACCGGTTTCCCCTTAACCTTATTATCCCCGGTGCTGGGGCTGTTATTACAGTTGCCGTTTACCGGTATGGCAGCCTTAATGATGGCCATGGCCATGGGCACAGCAAGTTTAAGTTTTATTGGTGCGATTGGTGCCGGTTTAACCGTGGGTTTACGTAAAGGGGGCTTATTGTTGTCGCTCATTATCTTGCCGCTCTATATACCGGTACTGATTTTTGGCGTGAGTAGCGTCAAAGCGGCAGTGGATGGTTTTGACTATATGGGGCAGCTAGCCATTTTGGGGGCGTTTTTGGCACTGGCAGTAACGCTGGCACCCCTGGCTATAGCCGCCAGCGTTAGAATTAGTGCCGATAACTAA
- the ccmD gene encoding heme exporter protein CcmD, producing MQFDSLAAFMSMEGHGIFVWSVYAIAFVVLATLFLVPLRKNRQFFTEQAMLAKREQRIQQQAEG from the coding sequence ATGCAGTTTGATAGTTTGGCCGCGTTTATGTCGATGGAAGGCCACGGTATTTTTGTCTGGTCGGTCTATGCCATAGCCTTTGTGGTACTGGCCACTTTATTCCTTGTCCCCCTACGTAAAAATCGTCAATTTTTTACCGAACAAGCCATGCTGGCCAAACGTGAGCAGCGTATTCAGCAACAGGCAGAGGGTTAA